A window from Sphingobacterium hotanense encodes these proteins:
- the ftsH gene encoding ATP-dependent zinc metalloprotease FtsH translates to MKKVPSKKITPMPPKFNMIWLWIAMIVGFIGLQYLFSGDGAKKTTYKEFETKMLIPGDVEKLVASKSNDLIDVEVYIKKDKLADEKYKDVAPNPNALSLSPSVGPQYKFTEPSAEILEGKLKASQDSLAADQPKISVSYEDRSNPWAGWFISFMLPLLIIVAIWILLMRRMNGGAGGGGGAIFNIGKSKAQLFDKESQINITFNDVAGLEEAKQEVMEIVDFLKNPKKYTDLGGKIPKGALLVGPPGTGKTLLAKAVAGEAQVPFFSLSGSDFVEMFVGVGASRVRDLFKQAKEKAPCIIFIDEIDAIGRARGKNSIMGGNDERENTLNQLLVEMDGFGTNLGVIILAATNRLDVLDSALLRPGRFDRQISIDKPDLIGREQIFNVHLKPLKLAEEVDAKKLSAQTPGFAGAEIANVCNEAALIAARKNKKAINMQDFQDAIDRVIGGLEKKNKIISPEEKKIVAYHEAGHAIAGWFLEHADPLVKVSIVPRGVAALGYAQYLPKEQFLYTTEQLIDSMCMTMGGRVAEDITFGRISTGAQNDLERITKLAYAMTAVYGMNDKVGNVSFRDSSENSQFQKPYSDQTAELIDDEVRVLISTVYDRTKELLLSKQEGLIKIAEKLLEKEILFQQDLEEILGKRPFQNKTTYDEFVNGGADGGGVPQTDLSLPSSDHGDVPQSSPDNQSSQENNQ, encoded by the coding sequence ATGAAGAAAGTTCCTAGTAAAAAAATTACACCAATGCCACCAAAATTTAATATGATTTGGCTTTGGATTGCAATGATTGTAGGCTTCATCGGGCTTCAGTACCTCTTCAGTGGGGATGGTGCGAAGAAGACAACCTACAAAGAATTCGAAACCAAGATGCTTATCCCCGGAGATGTGGAGAAGCTAGTTGCATCAAAAAGCAACGACTTAATAGATGTTGAAGTATATATCAAGAAAGATAAATTAGCCGACGAGAAATATAAAGATGTTGCGCCAAATCCAAATGCGCTTTCTTTATCGCCGAGCGTAGGACCTCAGTATAAATTTACGGAGCCTTCTGCGGAGATCTTGGAAGGGAAGTTAAAAGCATCGCAAGATAGTTTAGCTGCCGACCAACCGAAGATTAGCGTGTCTTACGAAGATAGATCGAACCCATGGGCGGGATGGTTTATTTCGTTTATGCTTCCATTGTTAATTATCGTAGCGATCTGGATCCTTCTGATGCGCCGTATGAACGGTGGTGCTGGAGGCGGTGGCGGTGCAATCTTTAATATCGGCAAGTCAAAAGCACAATTATTTGATAAAGAATCTCAAATCAACATTACGTTCAATGACGTTGCTGGTCTTGAAGAGGCGAAGCAAGAGGTTATGGAGATTGTTGATTTCTTGAAAAACCCGAAGAAGTACACCGATTTAGGAGGTAAAATTCCAAAAGGAGCCTTATTAGTAGGCCCTCCGGGAACGGGTAAAACCTTATTGGCAAAAGCGGTTGCGGGTGAAGCACAAGTTCCTTTCTTCTCCTTGTCAGGTTCTGACTTTGTGGAGATGTTTGTTGGGGTTGGTGCATCTCGTGTGCGTGATTTGTTTAAGCAAGCAAAAGAAAAAGCACCATGTATCATCTTTATCGATGAGATTGATGCGATAGGTCGTGCTCGTGGCAAGAACTCCATTATGGGAGGAAATGATGAGCGCGAGAATACATTGAACCAATTATTGGTGGAGATGGATGGTTTCGGTACGAACTTAGGGGTTATTATCCTTGCAGCAACGAACCGTTTAGATGTATTGGATTCAGCTTTATTGCGTCCAGGACGTTTTGATCGTCAGATTTCTATTGATAAGCCAGACTTGATTGGTCGTGAGCAAATCTTTAATGTGCACTTGAAGCCATTGAAATTGGCGGAGGAAGTGGATGCGAAGAAACTTTCGGCACAGACTCCAGGTTTTGCGGGGGCAGAAATTGCGAACGTTTGTAACGAAGCGGCTTTGATTGCAGCTCGTAAGAACAAGAAAGCGATCAATATGCAGGATTTCCAAGATGCGATTGATAGAGTAATCGGAGGTCTTGAGAAGAAGAATAAAATTATCTCTCCTGAGGAGAAAAAGATCGTTGCTTACCACGAGGCAGGTCACGCGATTGCGGGCTGGTTCTTGGAGCATGCGGATCCTTTGGTTAAAGTATCGATCGTTCCACGCGGTGTTGCGGCATTAGGTTATGCGCAATACCTGCCAAAAGAACAGTTCTTATATACGACTGAGCAGTTAATTGACAGTATGTGTATGACGATGGGTGGACGCGTTGCTGAAGATATTACTTTCGGAAGAATCAGTACCGGTGCTCAGAACGACTTAGAGCGTATCACGAAGTTAGCATATGCGATGACGGCTGTATATGGTATGAACGATAAGGTAGGGAATGTATCCTTCCGCGATAGTTCGGAGAACAGCCAGTTCCAAAAACCTTATTCAGACCAAACGGCTGAGTTGATCGACGACGAAGTACGCGTATTGATTTCGACGGTTTACGATAGAACAAAAGAATTGTTGTTGTCGAAACAAGAGGGATTGATCAAAATTGCTGAGAAGTTATTAGAAAAAGAAATCTTATTCCAACAAGACTTAGAAGAGATATTGGGTAAACGTCCGTTCCAAAATAAGACGACTTATGATGAGTTTGTGAATGGTGGAGCAGATGGAGGCGGCGTTCCGCAGACGGATTTATCATTGCCGTCGAGTGATCACGGTGATGTTCCGCAAAGTTCGCCTGATAATCAGTCTAGTCAAGAAAACAATCAATAA
- a CDS encoding transcriptional regulator produces the protein MPLNPTTLGEHIRKRRLELRLFQKEVAAIFNVSEDCVTYWENNRSEPKIQYYPLIFGFLEYCPFELDTSTLMGRIKAYRYLNGHSQNCLAKMVGVDPSTILAWEKGKGRVSERLKVLLASYEFNINHQEVETLE, from the coding sequence ATGCCATTAAATCCAACGACTCTTGGAGAACATATCAGGAAAAGAAGATTGGAGCTAAGACTGTTTCAAAAGGAAGTAGCGGCAATATTCAATGTTAGCGAAGACTGTGTTACATATTGGGAGAACAACAGAAGTGAACCTAAAATTCAGTACTATCCACTCATTTTCGGGTTCTTGGAATACTGCCCGTTTGAACTTGATACATCTACTCTCATGGGGAGGATAAAAGCTTATAGATATTTGAACGGGCATAGTCAAAACTGCTTAGCAAAGATGGTAGGTGTTGACCCTTCTACAATCCTTGCGTGGGAAAAAGGGAAAGGCCGTGTGTCTGAAAGATTGAAGGTGCTGTTGGCGAGTTATGAATTTAATATAAATCATCAAGAAGTGGAAACTTTAGAATAA
- a CDS encoding UDP-N-acetylmuramoyl-tripeptide--D-alanyl-D-alanine ligase, producing the protein MQIAQLYQLYLDFPQVCTDTRQISKDCIFFALKGESFNGNSFAEQALEQGAKYVVVDDPEYYQEKDSYVLVDDVLSSLQDLARFHRQQLSIPFIGITGTNGKTTTKELVHAVLSQKFKTFATKGNLNNHIGVPLTILSLPKDLEIAIIEMGANHQEEIAFLCNIAQPTHGLITNVGKAHLEGFGSFEGVKKTKGELYDFLKAHHGLAFIQGDNSELRAMAEARDLKHIIWYGFSDNNSVKGGLVKADPLLTIFWKQVEQADIIYKVNTHLTGAYNTENMLAAVALGLHFDLNAEEINQGLSAYVPQNNRSQVVKTEKNTIIADYYNANASSMAAALANIEVIEADRKAIILGDMFEMGDESEVEHRKVIEKAKSIGVDKLIFVGKAFFAQRDGEAEYYETTEDLRQKLSQAPLSGYMILLKASRGMAFEKLVDLL; encoded by the coding sequence ATGCAAATAGCACAACTCTATCAGCTCTATTTAGACTTCCCTCAGGTTTGTACCGATACCCGACAAATCAGTAAAGACTGTATTTTCTTTGCTTTGAAAGGTGAATCGTTCAACGGGAATAGTTTTGCTGAGCAGGCGCTAGAGCAAGGTGCAAAATATGTGGTTGTTGACGATCCGGAATATTATCAGGAGAAAGACAGCTATGTTCTCGTAGACGATGTATTGAGCAGCTTACAAGACCTTGCGCGCTTCCATAGACAGCAGCTTAGCATCCCCTTTATCGGCATTACCGGTACCAACGGGAAGACCACGACGAAGGAGCTGGTTCATGCCGTGCTATCTCAAAAATTCAAAACCTTTGCTACCAAAGGCAACCTCAATAACCATATTGGTGTACCCTTAACTATTTTGTCGCTACCAAAGGATCTAGAGATCGCGATTATTGAAATGGGCGCCAACCACCAGGAAGAGATTGCTTTTCTGTGCAATATCGCACAGCCAACACATGGTCTGATCACCAACGTAGGGAAAGCGCATCTAGAAGGATTCGGCTCGTTTGAGGGGGTAAAGAAAACGAAAGGCGAGCTTTATGACTTTCTGAAGGCACATCATGGTCTAGCCTTTATTCAGGGAGATAATAGCGAATTGAGAGCGATGGCTGAGGCACGAGACTTAAAGCATATTATTTGGTATGGCTTCTCGGATAATAATTCCGTAAAAGGGGGATTAGTGAAAGCCGACCCTTTGTTGACCATTTTCTGGAAACAGGTAGAGCAGGCTGATATCATTTATAAGGTCAATACCCACTTAACAGGAGCGTACAACACAGAAAATATGTTAGCAGCTGTTGCTTTAGGTTTACACTTCGATTTGAACGCAGAGGAGATCAATCAAGGTTTAAGTGCATATGTTCCGCAAAACAACCGCTCGCAAGTCGTAAAAACGGAGAAGAACACGATTATTGCGGATTATTACAATGCGAATGCGAGCAGCATGGCTGCAGCATTAGCGAATATCGAAGTCATCGAGGCGGATAGAAAAGCGATTATTTTGGGCGATATGTTCGAGATGGGCGATGAAAGTGAAGTCGAGCACCGCAAGGTTATCGAAAAGGCAAAATCAATCGGTGTTGACAAGTTGATATTTGTGGGCAAGGCTTTCTTTGCACAGCGCGATGGCGAGGCGGAATATTATGAAACAACAGAGGACCTTCGACAAAAGTTAAGTCAGGCTCCTTTATCCGGATATATGATTTTATTGAAAGCGTCTCGTGGGATGGCTTTTGAGAAGTTAGTCGATCTGTTATAA
- a CDS encoding magnesium chelatase subunit ChlI family protein translates to METRKAEKSEAIRERVIRARSIQESRFKGIANIHSNAQMRAKQIREICLIDATGKGLLKSAMERLNLSARAYDRILKVARTIADLEQSIDIKNEHLAEAIHFRSLDRQSRLG, encoded by the coding sequence TTGGAAACCCGCAAAGCGGAGAAAAGCGAGGCTATTCGAGAGCGCGTCATCCGAGCGCGAAGCATACAGGAATCGAGATTCAAAGGCATTGCCAACATTCATAGTAATGCACAGATGCGCGCGAAACAAATACGAGAAATCTGTTTGATCGACGCAACTGGGAAAGGCCTCCTCAAGTCTGCCATGGAGCGCCTTAACCTATCGGCAAGAGCTTATGATCGCATCTTAAAAGTTGCCAGAACAATCGCCGATCTAGAACAATCCATCGATATCAAAAACGAGCATCTCGCAGAAGCGATACACTTCCGTAGTCTCGATCGACAAAGCCGGCTGGGCTAA
- the pfkA gene encoding 6-phosphofructokinase — protein sequence MSNIKNIAVLTSGGDAPGMNAAIRAVVRTGIYHGVNMFGIRRGYDGLVHGDIISMDAKSVANIIQRGGTILKTARSDEFRTFEGRQQAYENIKKLNIDALVVIGGDGTFTGASKLIEEFDIPVIGIPGTIDNDLAGTDFTIGYDTAINTVVDAVDKIRDTAESHDRLFVVEVMGRDSGLIALRSGISTGAEAVLIPELKVDYDAIMKRLDKTRKNKSSRIIIVAEGDEEGGLVVAEKIKQNFPAYDVRVSILGHIQRGGKPTCMDRVLASRLGVASVEGLLEGRRGEMAGLICGNVQFTPFGKAIKHIDKINTNLTRIVEILSL from the coding sequence ATGAGCAACATAAAAAACATAGCCGTATTAACTTCAGGAGGGGATGCCCCAGGTATGAATGCTGCGATCCGTGCAGTTGTTAGAACAGGAATTTACCATGGTGTTAATATGTTTGGTATCCGCCGCGGATACGACGGATTAGTTCATGGAGATATTATCTCGATGGATGCGAAATCCGTTGCGAACATTATACAACGTGGAGGAACAATCCTTAAGACTGCTCGTAGCGATGAATTTCGCACATTCGAGGGCAGACAACAAGCTTACGAAAACATTAAAAAACTAAATATAGATGCATTGGTCGTTATCGGTGGAGACGGTACGTTCACTGGTGCTTCTAAATTGATCGAGGAATTTGACATCCCGGTAATCGGTATCCCGGGGACTATCGATAATGATTTGGCGGGTACTGACTTCACTATCGGGTATGACACGGCAATCAACACGGTTGTTGATGCAGTGGATAAGATCCGTGATACAGCAGAATCACACGATCGTTTATTCGTTGTCGAAGTAATGGGTCGTGACTCAGGATTGATCGCCTTGCGCTCCGGAATCAGTACGGGTGCTGAGGCTGTTTTGATTCCTGAACTGAAAGTAGATTACGACGCCATCATGAAGCGCTTGGATAAAACGCGTAAGAATAAATCTTCACGTATTATTATCGTTGCGGAGGGGGATGAAGAAGGCGGATTGGTCGTAGCAGAGAAAATCAAGCAAAACTTCCCTGCCTATGATGTACGTGTTTCTATCTTAGGACATATTCAACGCGGCGGTAAACCAACTTGTATGGACCGTGTATTGGCGAGCCGTTTGGGTGTAGCCTCAGTTGAAGGTCTATTAGAAGGTAGAAGAGGCGAAATGGCGGGTTTGATTTGTGGAAACGTACAGTTCACGCCGTTTGGAAAAGCTATAAAACACATCGACAAAATCAATACGAACCTTACCCGTATCGTTGAAATCCTGTCTTTATAA
- the rsfS gene encoding ribosome silencing factor — protein sequence MSKNKKSSLSEKLADVVIHGMQEKKGNEIVRLDMREVNGTLSDYFVISHADSNVQVNAIAKSVEEEVYKSFGQDPWHKEGHGNGEWVLLDFVDVVVHIFKTETREHYRIEDLWGDAQISTYQSA from the coding sequence ATGAGTAAAAACAAAAAGTCTTCGTTGTCCGAGAAGCTAGCCGATGTTGTGATACATGGGATGCAGGAAAAGAAGGGTAATGAAATTGTGAGGTTGGATATGCGCGAAGTTAATGGGACATTGTCTGATTATTTTGTTATCAGCCATGCCGACTCCAACGTGCAAGTCAATGCAATAGCCAAAAGTGTAGAAGAAGAAGTGTATAAATCCTTTGGTCAAGATCCTTGGCACAAGGAAGGGCACGGTAATGGCGAATGGGTTTTACTTGACTTCGTTGATGTTGTCGTTCATATTTTTAAAACCGAAACAAGGGAGCATTACAGAATTGAAGATCTGTGGGGCGATGCCCAAATTAGCACTTACCAAAGTGCATAG
- a CDS encoding biotin--[acetyl-CoA-carboxylase] ligase: MQNNTFSGDSLRLSLIVLDEVTSTNDYFKTQLSNFKPLPEFTAIMAKKQTNGRGQRDSTWLSEENANITFSLLLYPTFLKLHDHFILNMCISLGLIHWFHSLQIDAKIKWPNDIMINNKKVCGILIENTSNSKGIKHAIVGIGVNANQENFPAEIKHKASSILRETSYRLPSLETACEAIIRHIHQLYSRLQKKEISTDQLLEEYNKNLFLRGQTGLYRAGDETFEAEIKEVSPDGKLHLLRNYQISTFYFKEVEFLLQ, from the coding sequence TTGCAAAATAACACATTTTCGGGAGATTCACTACGCCTAAGTTTAATTGTTTTAGACGAGGTCACTTCCACAAACGATTATTTTAAAACTCAACTGTCAAATTTCAAGCCACTTCCTGAGTTTACTGCCATTATGGCAAAAAAGCAAACAAACGGACGTGGACAACGCGACAGCACCTGGTTATCAGAGGAAAATGCCAATATAACTTTCAGTTTATTGCTATATCCTACTTTCCTTAAACTGCATGATCATTTTATCCTCAATATGTGCATCAGTCTAGGGCTAATTCATTGGTTTCATTCGTTACAAATCGATGCAAAAATCAAGTGGCCTAACGACATCATGATAAACAATAAAAAAGTATGCGGGATATTGATTGAAAACACGAGCAATTCGAAAGGTATTAAACACGCTATCGTAGGTATTGGAGTCAATGCTAATCAAGAAAACTTTCCAGCCGAAATCAAACACAAAGCAAGCTCCATTCTACGCGAAACTTCTTATCGTCTGCCCTCCCTCGAAACGGCTTGTGAAGCAATCATAAGACATATTCATCAGCTTTATAGTAGACTGCAGAAAAAGGAAATATCGACAGATCAATTACTCGAAGAGTATAATAAAAATCTATTCTTACGTGGTCAGACGGGCCTTTATCGTGCGGGCGATGAAACCTTCGAAGCTGAAATAAAAGAGGTAAGTCCGGATGGAAAACTTCATTTATTAAGAAATTACCAGATATCAACATTTTATTTTAAGGAAGTCGAATTTCTTTTGCAATAA
- a CDS encoding LutC/YkgG family protein, with protein sequence MNIRNTTAKEKMLKKIRQALLQKRENPNPAFEDSPLYKDEEDPLDVTFAREFTNVAGQFVYCDGEINLIENLIILLEKLKLTKLYVWDKNLQKFLDQYGFPYHKHRTDFDDIEVGVTACEALIARNGSILISNADASGRRLSVYPPVHIVIAKTSQLVMDIKHGMALMREKYGNDLPSMITTITGPSRTADIEKMLVLGAHGPKELYLLLLEDRF encoded by the coding sequence ATGAATATTCGAAATACAACAGCCAAAGAGAAGATGCTGAAGAAGATTCGGCAAGCCCTGCTTCAAAAGCGTGAGAATCCTAATCCTGCTTTTGAGGATAGTCCTTTGTATAAGGACGAGGAAGATCCTTTGGATGTGACCTTTGCTCGTGAGTTTACTAATGTTGCCGGACAGTTCGTTTACTGCGATGGAGAAATCAATCTGATCGAGAATCTGATTATCCTTTTGGAGAAATTGAAATTGACGAAGCTATATGTATGGGATAAGAACTTGCAGAAGTTCTTAGATCAGTATGGCTTTCCGTATCATAAGCATAGAACAGACTTTGATGATATTGAGGTCGGTGTCACGGCATGTGAGGCGCTGATTGCGCGAAACGGCAGTATTTTGATTAGCAATGCCGACGCTTCCGGTAGAAGATTGAGCGTTTATCCTCCTGTGCATATCGTTATTGCAAAGACATCACAATTAGTAATGGATATCAAGCATGGTATGGCGTTGATGCGCGAGAAGTATGGAAACGATTTGCCTAGCATGATTACAACCATTACTGGCCCCAGCCGCACGGCGGATATCGAGAAGATGTTAGTACTCGGTGCGCATGGTCCGAAAGAACTATACCTTTTACTCCTAGAAGATAGATTTTAA
- a CDS encoding RrF2 family transcriptional regulator has product MLSKKTKYAIKALMVLGRNFGKEPMQIGKIAEEERIPKKFLEQILLEMRNAGILYSKKGAGGGYSLNKAPEDIYLSQVMRLIDGPIALLPCVSLNFYRSCEECVEEHACGIRDVFVEVRNAMLQILNDTSISHLINKEKELNLDVDSN; this is encoded by the coding sequence ATGCTTTCAAAGAAAACAAAATATGCTATCAAAGCCCTAATGGTATTGGGCAGGAATTTCGGAAAAGAACCTATGCAAATCGGCAAGATTGCTGAGGAAGAACGTATTCCAAAGAAATTTCTAGAACAAATTCTATTAGAGATGCGAAATGCAGGAATTTTGTACTCTAAGAAAGGTGCTGGCGGTGGTTACAGCCTGAATAAAGCGCCAGAGGACATATATTTATCTCAGGTAATGCGTCTAATAGACGGGCCTATTGCGCTGCTTCCTTGTGTCAGCTTAAACTTCTACCGCTCTTGTGAAGAATGTGTGGAAGAGCATGCCTGCGGTATTCGTGATGTATTTGTAGAAGTAAGAAATGCCATGCTACAGATATTAAATGATACCAGCATTTCCCATTTGATCAATAAAGAAAAGGAATTGAATTTAGACGTTGATTCCAACTAG
- a CDS encoding protein-disulfide reductase DsbD domain-containing protein, protein MKRINLLIAFLVFAVSGVMAQVHNPVKWSVGFKKLANNEAVILIKANVEQGWHIYGMNVPAGGPESTSFTFTPANGAKVQGKTLAKEPKTKFEDVFKMNLPYYNGEVVFQQKVKLANNKPTTVKGVASFMACDKERCLPPDEYEFAVTIK, encoded by the coding sequence ATGAAAAGAATAAATTTATTAATTGCGTTTTTAGTATTTGCCGTTTCCGGCGTTATGGCACAGGTTCATAACCCAGTAAAATGGTCAGTAGGATTCAAAAAGCTAGCTAACAATGAGGCAGTTATTTTGATCAAAGCAAACGTTGAACAAGGATGGCACATTTACGGCATGAACGTTCCTGCCGGTGGTCCAGAGTCAACATCCTTCACTTTCACTCCAGCAAACGGAGCTAAAGTTCAAGGTAAAACACTAGCAAAAGAACCTAAAACAAAATTCGAGGATGTGTTCAAGATGAACCTTCCTTACTACAACGGTGAAGTTGTATTCCAACAAAAGGTGAAACTTGCTAACAACAAACCTACTACAGTTAAAGGTGTTGCATCGTTCATGGCATGTGATAAAGAGCGTTGTCTTCCACCAGATGAGTACGAGTTTGCTGTAACCATAAAGTAA
- a CDS encoding protein-disulfide reductase DsbD family protein, with protein MSKLKFLFIALSWLFLSTTSPLSSFAQDSLINYEDVDFGTGEVETTEDQDTLFSTEDVVFSDGQDTVSQDTTATSTVAATAAPEESKSLWGIFIAGLIGGFAAFLMPCIFPMVPLTVSFFTKKSGSKSKAVSQAFLYGLFIIVIYVALGMLITIAFGAEALNALSTNGIFNFLFFLLLVVFAASFFGAFEITLPSSFVNKIDSNSDKSGLIGLFFMSASLAVVSFSCTGPIIGTLLVEAATKGERLGPAVGMFGFSLALAIPFVLFAMFPSLLKSLPKSGGWLNSVKVVLGFLELALAMKFLSNVDLAYNWQLLDREVFLALWIVIFGLMGLYLLGKIKFSHDSDLPYLSVPRTMLTIIVFSFVVYMIPGMWGAPLKSIAAFLPPIGTQDFDLANASHAAAPSGSADASSRKHYTHFHSRATIKGFDPYYDYDEALAAAKAQNKPLMIDFTGWTCVNCRKMEASVWSDPKVRNLINENFILVELYVDEHDLKLPEAEQYVSKETGKKINTVGKKNTDFQITRFQSNSQPLYAIVGADEQLLVPASGANYDIDSYAAYLQSAIDAYKAK; from the coding sequence ATGAGCAAATTAAAATTCCTATTTATCGCCCTCTCGTGGCTATTCCTCAGCACAACATCCCCTCTAAGTAGCTTCGCCCAAGATTCTTTAATCAATTACGAAGATGTAGACTTTGGAACGGGAGAAGTGGAAACAACAGAAGATCAAGATACTTTATTCTCCACGGAAGACGTTGTCTTCTCCGACGGTCAAGATACGGTCTCGCAAGACACGACGGCTACAAGTACTGTTGCTGCTACCGCCGCTCCAGAAGAGTCTAAATCCCTTTGGGGAATCTTTATCGCCGGTCTTATCGGCGGATTCGCTGCATTCCTGATGCCTTGTATCTTCCCGATGGTACCTCTAACGGTATCTTTCTTTACCAAGAAATCCGGCAGCAAGAGCAAAGCGGTATCTCAAGCTTTTTTATATGGCTTGTTCATTATTGTGATCTATGTAGCTTTAGGAATGTTGATCACCATTGCATTCGGTGCGGAGGCGTTGAATGCCCTGTCTACCAATGGTATTTTCAATTTCCTATTCTTCCTTTTATTGGTGGTATTCGCGGCTTCCTTCTTCGGTGCCTTCGAAATCACCTTGCCAAGTTCATTCGTGAACAAGATCGACTCCAACTCGGACAAGAGCGGTTTGATCGGCTTGTTCTTTATGTCGGCTAGTTTAGCCGTGGTTTCTTTCTCTTGTACAGGACCTATCATCGGTACTTTACTTGTTGAGGCGGCTACCAAAGGCGAGCGCTTAGGCCCGGCCGTAGGGATGTTCGGATTCTCTTTAGCATTGGCTATCCCATTCGTATTGTTCGCAATGTTCCCTTCTTTATTGAAGTCACTGCCGAAATCAGGCGGTTGGTTGAACAGTGTGAAAGTCGTGTTGGGTTTCTTAGAGCTTGCTTTGGCAATGAAATTCCTTTCCAATGTAGACTTAGCTTATAACTGGCAGCTATTAGATCGCGAGGTCTTCTTAGCGCTATGGATCGTGATATTCGGCTTAATGGGACTATACCTATTAGGAAAGATCAAGTTCTCGCATGATAGCGACCTGCCTTATCTTTCTGTACCGCGCACCATGCTAACAATCATCGTATTCTCATTCGTAGTTTACATGATCCCAGGTATGTGGGGAGCACCTTTGAAATCTATCGCAGCCTTCCTTCCGCCAATCGGGACGCAAGACTTTGATCTTGCCAATGCTAGCCATGCGGCTGCACCGAGCGGATCGGCAGATGCGAGCAGCAGAAAGCATTACACGCATTTCCACAGCCGTGCGACCATCAAAGGATTCGATCCTTACTATGATTACGATGAAGCATTAGCAGCAGCGAAAGCACAGAATAAGCCTTTGATGATCGACTTTACAGGCTGGACCTGTGTAAACTGCCGCAAGATGGAAGCTTCGGTATGGTCGGATCCGAAAGTTCGCAACCTGATCAACGAGAACTTTATCTTGGTGGAGCTGTATGTGGATGAGCATGACCTGAAATTGCCGGAAGCAGAGCAATATGTTTCCAAAGAAACCGGCAAGAAGATCAATACCGTTGGTAAGAAGAATACCGACTTCCAAATTACCCGCTTCCAGAGCAACTCGCAACCTTTGTATGCGATCGTAGGTGCTGATGAGCAGTTACTCGTTCCGGCAAGCGGTGCAAACTATGATATCGACAGCTATGCAGCCTACCTGCAGAGCGCAATAGACGCTTATAAAGCGAAATAA
- a CDS encoding rhomboid family intramembrane serine protease: MLQYYILNMPVASVIFALTIGLSIYVFSNPEWFGRLMLHPYSIHRDKSRWYLILTSGLIHKDWMHLLFNMITFYYFGFGLEGIFVEVSGPIGHLWFALLYVVALVLSDIPTIRQQKDNYGYHSLGASGAISAVLFSYILFYPKMMLGIFMIIPMPAYLFAFLYLGYCIWASKNARDGINHDAHLFGALTGVVFTLILYPWIFKHFIGQFIG, encoded by the coding sequence ATGCTACAATATTATATCTTAAATATGCCTGTTGCAAGTGTAATTTTCGCACTAACAATTGGCCTTAGTATTTATGTGTTTTCCAATCCGGAGTGGTTTGGACGATTGATGTTGCATCCCTACTCAATTCATCGCGACAAAAGCAGATGGTATCTGATTTTGACTAGTGGGCTGATCCATAAAGATTGGATGCACCTGTTGTTCAATATGATTACCTTCTACTATTTTGGTTTTGGCCTGGAAGGGATATTTGTTGAAGTAAGCGGCCCGATCGGGCATTTATGGTTTGCTTTATTGTATGTGGTAGCCTTGGTGTTGAGCGATATCCCTACGATTAGACAGCAGAAGGATAACTATGGCTATCATAGTTTAGGTGCCTCAGGTGCTATTAGTGCGGTGTTGTTCAGTTATATCTTATTCTATCCGAAGATGATGTTGGGGATTTTCATGATTATTCCGATGCCGGCTTATCTTTTTGCATTTCTGTATTTAGGATATTGTATCTGGGCGTCGAAGAATGCTAGAGATGGGATTAACCATGACGCGCATTTATTCGGGGCATTGACCGGAGTTGTATTTACATTGATACTCTACCCTTGGATCTTTAAGCATTTCATCGGGCAGTTTATAGGATAG